In Nomascus leucogenys isolate Asia chromosome 8, Asia_NLE_v1, whole genome shotgun sequence, a single genomic region encodes these proteins:
- the LOC105740214 gene encoding uncharacterized protein LOC105740214 — protein sequence MAILPGAQEGIHEGAPGQQLPSSRTSQLPLPSQPCAPHPDSELRPHPPTPFPVKVVAWTAPPRRPLPVRRASREVSARALVEPRPCFPLRATPVAALGSLPSYPDSCPRATTPELCPGATTLHPADSSSGPVSPPGSSLGPECLDPLCQAPASEGDDLGHPQGAETTASEPLLGAVAVEGAWALPTWKEEGGEQTAGQGEEECPICTEPYGPREHRLALLNCGHGLCAGCLHRLLGSAPSADLGQVRCPLCRQKTPMLEWEICRLQEELLQADRPSRQPRREAPAPQHRNPGPWGSLEHRYQLRFLAGPVGGRGCLPFLPCPPCLGARLWALREQGPCARRLALLSLLALELLGLLLAFTPLLLLGLLFMLLDRSGR from the exons ATGGCCATCCTCCCGGGAGCCCAGGAAGGCATCCACGAGGGAGCTCCTGGCCAGCAGCTGCCTTCCTCTCGGACCAGCCAGCTG cctctgcccagccagccCTGCGCTCCCCACCCTGACAGTGAGCTGCGTCCTCATCCCCCAACCCCCTTCCCGGTCAAGGTGGTGGCCTGGACCGCTCCACCTCGCCG TCCACTTCCAGTGAGGAGAGCCAGCCGGGAGGTCAGTGCCAGAGCCCTGGTGGAGCCCAGACCCTGCTTCCCCTTGAGGGCCACCCCTGTCGCCGCCCTGGGGTCCCTGCCTTCCTATCCTGactcctgccccagggccacCACCCCTGAACTGTGCCCTGGGGCCACCACCCTCCACCCGGCCGACTCCAGCTCTGGGCCTGTCAGTCCACCTGGGTCCTCTCTGGGCCCTGAGTGCCTGGACCCTCTGTGCCAAGCACCAGCAAGTGAAGGGGATGACCTCGGGCACCCCCAAGGTGCCGAGACTACAGCCAGTGAGCCCCTGCTGGGGGCCGTGGCCGTGGAGGGTGCCTGGGCCCTTCCaacctggaaggaggaggggggagaGCAGACAGCGGGGCAGGGGGAAGAGGAGTGCCCGATCTGCACAGAGCCCTACGGGCCTAGAGAGCACCGCCTGGCCCTGCTGAACTGTGGCCACGGCCTGTGTGCAGGCTGCCTGCACAGGCTGCTGGGATCGGCCCCCAGTGCTGACCTGGGCCAGGTGCGCTGCCCGCTGTGCCGCCAGAAGACGCCCATGTTGGAGTGGGAGATCTGCCGGCTGCAGGAGGAGCTGCTACAGGCCGACAGGCCCTCACGCCAGCCCCGCAGAGAGGCCCCTGCACCCCAGCACCGCAACCCTGGGCCCTGGGGCTCCCTGGAGCACCGCTACCAGCTGCGCTTCCTGGCAGGGCCCGTGGGTGGCCGGGGCTGCCTGCCCTTCCTGCCCTGTCCACCCTGCCTGGGTGCCCGGCTCTGGGCTCTGCGGGAGCAGGGACCCTGTGCCCGCCGCCTGGCGCTGCTGAGCCTGCTGGCTCTTGAGCTTCTGGGGCTGCTGCTGGCCTTCACGCCACTCCTGCTGCTGGGACTGCTCTTCATGCTCCTGGATCGCTCCGGCCGCTGA
- the LOC115836292 gene encoding RING finger protein 208: protein MPSDPGPEAGSGWPGLLMSCLKGPHVILKMEAMKIVHPEKFPELPAAPCFPPAPRPTPTLAPKRAWPSDTEIIVNQACGGDMPALEGAPHTPPLPRRPRKGSSELGFPRVAPEDEVIVNQYVIRPGPSASAASSAAAGEPLECPTCGHTYNVTQRRPRVLSCLHSVCEQCLQILYESCPKYKFISCPTCRRETVLFTDYGLAALAVNTSILSRLPPEALTAPSGGQWGAEPEGSCYQTFRQYCGAACTCHVRNPLSACSIM from the coding sequence ATGCCCTCTGACCCCGGGCCCGAGGCGGGCAGTGGTTGGCCGGGGCTCCTCATGTCCTGCCTGAAGGGCCCCCATGTCATCCTCAAGATGGAGGCCATGAAGATCGTCCACCCTGAAAAGTTCCCTGAGCTACCGGCTGCCCCCTGCTTCCCACCTGCTCCCCGGCCCACCCCAACGCTGGCACCCAAGCGTGCCTGGCCCTCAGACACAGAGATCATTGTCAACCAGGCCTGTGGGGGGGACATGCCTGCCTTGGAAGGGGCACCCCATACCCCGCCACTGCCACGGCGACCCCGTAAGGGAAGCTCGGAGCTGGGCTTTCCCCGCGTGGCCCCAGAGGACGAGGTCATTGTGAATCAGTACGTGATTCGGCCTGGCCCCTCGGCCTCAGCGGCTTCTTCGGCAGCGGCAGGCGAGCCCCTGGAGTGCCCCACCTGTGGGCACACCTACAATGTCACCCAGCGGAGGCCCCGAGTGCTGTCCTGCCTGCACTCTGTGTGTGAGCAGTGCCTGCAGATTCTCTATGAGTCTTGCCCCAAGTATAAGTTCATCTCCTGCCCCACCTGCCGCCGCGAGACTGTGCTCTTCACCGACTACGGCCTGGCCGCGCTGGCTGTCAACACGTCCATCCTGAGCCGCCTGCCGCCTGAGGCGCTGACAGCCCCATCCGGGGGTCAGTGGGGGGCCGAGCCCGAGGGCAGCTGCTACCAGACCTTCCGGCAGTACTGTGGGGCCGCGTGCACCTGCCACGTGCGGAACCCACTGTCCGCCTGCTCCATCATGTAG